Proteins from one Cicer arietinum cultivar CDC Frontier isolate Library 1 chromosome 3, Cicar.CDCFrontier_v2.0, whole genome shotgun sequence genomic window:
- the LOC140919753 gene encoding uncharacterized protein — translation MSSPRSAVTAATVFDDFFLQTTTPVASSTPDRPTPSDASSEKLTRLQPQKPQTSKWKQIDAQLYNVIKSTLHPDVKPIFRQYLTCESVWNQANALYTNDTQRLYGVCHCLLNIITAKIINGSISSYLGTVHSAVHDFNEFLPPAANNPVEQKNELDQCNTFFMLLKLYGLPQEYSTTRDQILGSVTVPDMSTTSTILLRVPGHNNNRSQGGLSNSKPRPKCEHCNQLGHAIDRCWKLHGKPSINATQLDPSATNQTTSSPRGSPVNYEDFLRWIQSHPNSRSPTSIAHTSNSSVYLSHSSSLSLGSQGVGTVQILPSISDAFVLYVHGCPSNLLPVVIHIPPIRIPIEHVESAPQPPRPLQTYQCRPLPSVVHVLVPITDSPHGKSLVGCRWLYTMKVGPDGKIDRFKARLVAKGLTHIFGLDYSDTFSPVAKMEVYMEQPPRLIPQRESSTMVCLLHMSLYGLKQSPRAWFDRFSSVVQEYGMILSEADDSLFYYHSTQRCIYLIVYVDDIIITGSNQQGILQLKQHLLNLF, via the exons atgagcAG TCCACGCTCTGCTGTCACTGCCGCCACTGTCTTCGacgatttttttttacaaacaacCACTCCAGTAGCGTCGTCCACCCCAGATCGGCCTACACCTTCGGACGCGTCGTCAGAAAAGCTCACACGCCTCCAGCCTCAAAAGCCTCAAACATCAAAATGGAAACAGATAGATGCTCAGTTGTATAATGTCATTAAGTCTACACTTCATCCAGATGTTAAACCAATTTTCCGTCAATATCTCACATGTGAATCAGTTTGGAATCAAGCAAATGCACTCTATACTAACGACACTCAACGTCTTTATGGAGTTTGTCATTGCTTGTTGAATATTATTACTGCGAAGATAATAAATGGCTCTATTTCTTCATATCTTGGCACCGTTCATAGTGCAGTTCATGATTTTAATGAGTTTCTCCCTCCTGCTGCAAATAATCCAGTTGAACAGAAGAATGAGCTGGATCAATGCAACACCTTCTTCATGCTCCTTAAACTATATGGCCTACCCCAGGAGTACTCTACAACTCGTGATCAAATTTTGGGGTCTGTTACTGTTCCGGATATGTCTACTACCTCAACGATCCTCCTTCGAGTACCA GGACATAATAATAATCGCTCTCAGGGAGGACTATCCAACTCTAAGCCTCGTCCCAAATGTGAGCATTGTAATCAGCTTGGACATGCTATTGATCGTTGTTGGAAGTTGCATGGTAAGCCTTCGATAAATGCAACTCAGCTTGATCCTTCTGCCACTAATCAGACTACATCATCTCCACGAGGCTCCCCGGTAAATTATGAAGATTTCCTCCGATGGATTCAGAGTCATCCGAACTCTAGGTCTCCAACTTCGATTGCACACACTAGTAACTCATCTGTTTACCTCTCTCACTCATCTTCTCTCAGCCTTGGG TCTCAAGGAGTTGGCACTGTCCAAATCCTCCCTTCCATCTCAGATGCATTTGTTCTCTATGTACATGGATGCCCTTCTAATTTACTTCCA GTAGTTATCCATATTCCACCCATTCGTATTCCTATCGAACATGTCGAGTCTGCCCCCCAACCTCCACGACCATTACAAACATATCAGTGTCGTCCCCTACCCTCTGTTGTGCATGTTCTTGTTCCCATTACAGACTCTCCTCATGGAAAGTCTTTAGTTGGGTGTCGTTGGCTCTATACAATGAAGGTTGGccctgatggtaagattgatcgatttaaggCTCGTTTGGTAGCCAAGGGACTCACTCATatttttgggttggattacagCGATACCTTCTCACCTGTCGCCAAAATG gaagtttatatggagcaaccaccaaGGCTTATTCCTCAGAGGGAGTCTTCCACCATGGTTTGTCTGCTACACATgtccctttatggtcttaaacagtctcctagagcttggtttgaTAGATTCAGCTCGGTAGTACAAGAGTATGGTATGATTCTTAGTGAAGCCGATgactctctattttattatcacTCAACCCAAAggtgcatctatcttattgtttatgtggatgacattaTTATAACTGGTAGTAATCAACAAGGAATACTCCAATTGAAACAACAtcttttaaatctattttag